In one Mesosutterella faecium genomic region, the following are encoded:
- a CDS encoding pyridoxamine 5'-phosphate oxidase family protein, which produces MQERKMRRFGQQLSPAECEEILKAGHTAVLSLQGDDGFPYGVPVNYVCLGGKIYIHGAPEGYRSECVRRDPKLSLAVIAEGKVLPLTYETRYRSVIVRGTGHYIEKDEDKLAILNAMMDRLASGRLEERAREIQKFSYFALLEVTPVQITGKMAFCVLMERRAKEAQGEA; this is translated from the coding sequence ATGCAGGAACGGAAAATGAGGCGGTTCGGGCAGCAGCTCTCCCCGGCCGAGTGCGAAGAGATTCTGAAGGCGGGCCACACGGCGGTCCTCTCCCTTCAGGGCGACGACGGCTTCCCCTACGGGGTCCCGGTCAATTACGTCTGTCTCGGCGGGAAGATCTACATCCACGGCGCCCCCGAAGGCTACCGCTCCGAGTGCGTGCGGCGCGACCCGAAGCTGTCGCTTGCCGTCATCGCCGAGGGGAAGGTCCTCCCGCTCACCTACGAGACGCGCTACAGAAGCGTGATCGTGCGCGGCACCGGCCACTATATCGAAAAGGATGAGGACAAGCTCGCGATCCTCAACGCCATGATGGACCGCCTCGCGTCGGGAAGGCTTGAGGAGCGGGCCCGCGAGATCCAGAAATTCAGCTACTTCGCCCTGCTCGAGGTGACCCCGGTTCAGATCACGGGGAAGATGGCGTTCTGCGTCCTTATGGAGCGGCGCGCGAAGGAGGCGCAGGGCGAGGCTTGA
- a CDS encoding glutaredoxin domain-containing protein, whose amino-acid sequence MLKVYGSPMCPDCRACKANFDRFGIAYEYLDVTGSLKNLKQFLIYRDSNPVFDRLKKIHDIGLPACVDEDGTIFTDWEGYLKGKGFKPFAVEASAPACSVTGKGC is encoded by the coding sequence ATGCTTAAAGTTTACGGAAGCCCGATGTGCCCGGACTGCAGGGCCTGCAAGGCGAATTTCGACCGCTTCGGCATTGCCTATGAGTATCTCGATGTCACGGGAAGCCTGAAGAACCTGAAGCAGTTCCTGATCTACCGCGACTCGAACCCGGTCTTCGACCGGCTGAAAAAAATCCACGACATCGGGCTACCCGCCTGCGTGGACGAGGACGGCACGATTTTCACCGACTGGGAAGGCTACCTGAAGGGAAAGGGCTTCAAGCCTTTCGCGGTCGAAGCCTCCGCACCGGCCTGCAGCGTGACCGGAAAGGGCTGCTGA
- a CDS encoding cytochrome c biogenesis protein ResB: MQVRSLFKNIPLLLCAAGAVVTAASLVLATARRGLESAADSPGLLAGLALFAASLALYLVRRLRRPEASLAWVSLVLLHAGLLAALAGFFLNARYGEKGFVYIREGDAASFYVDKSDKDRKLPFALRLNDFRISTYPNSLRIRSYDSDITVEDGGKKTNVKLSVNHPFSYGGYDFYQHSHGLTAGLNPRILAKAGPREAALELKFRETARVPGCGSVTVRDFIPSAVFPDSGIRDAGVKGILNPAYLVDLVTEKGAHFRRWVLPAAPESEQLGGCRLHFLDFKGVEYTVLSVSRLPFSPLILLGFALASAGCAGLALVIRRKVK, encoded by the coding sequence ATGCAGGTCCGCTCACTGTTTAAGAACATTCCGCTGCTGCTTTGCGCGGCCGGGGCCGTCGTCACGGCGGCAAGCCTCGTACTCGCCACGGCAAGGCGCGGGCTCGAGTCCGCCGCGGACTCTCCGGGGCTGCTCGCGGGACTTGCGCTTTTCGCGGCCTCTCTCGCCCTTTATCTGGTCCGCAGGCTGCGCCGTCCGGAGGCGAGCCTCGCCTGGGTCTCGCTCGTGCTCCTGCACGCGGGGCTGCTCGCCGCGCTCGCCGGTTTTTTCCTTAACGCCCGGTACGGAGAGAAGGGCTTCGTCTACATCCGCGAGGGCGACGCCGCCTCCTTTTACGTGGACAAAAGCGACAAGGACCGGAAGCTGCCCTTCGCGCTGCGGCTGAACGACTTCCGGATCAGCACCTACCCGAACTCGCTCCGCATCCGCTCCTACGACTCCGACATCACCGTGGAGGACGGGGGAAAGAAAACGAACGTGAAGCTTTCCGTGAACCATCCGTTCTCCTACGGCGGCTACGACTTTTATCAGCACAGCCACGGCCTCACCGCGGGCCTTAATCCGCGGATTCTGGCCAAGGCCGGCCCGCGCGAGGCTGCCCTGGAGCTGAAGTTCCGCGAGACCGCCCGGGTCCCGGGCTGCGGCTCGGTCACCGTGCGCGACTTCATCCCGAGCGCGGTCTTTCCGGACTCCGGCATCCGGGACGCGGGCGTGAAGGGGATCCTCAATCCCGCCTACCTCGTCGATCTCGTCACAGAAAAGGGCGCTCACTTCAGGCGCTGGGTGCTTCCGGCCGCGCCCGAGTCCGAGCAGCTGGGAGGCTGCAGGCTGCACTTTCTCGACTTCAAGGGGGTGGAGTACACGGTGCTCTCCGTCTCGCGGCTGCCCTTCAGTCCCCTGATCCTGCTGGGCTTCGCACTGGCCAGCGCAGGCTGCGCGGGACTTGCTCTCGTCATTCGGAGGAAAGTGAAATGA
- a CDS encoding M20 metallopeptidase family protein, with protein MEFVLKDKVFPEIAAWADELAAIRHEIHENPELGFETPKTAERIAGLLRGWGADEIDQKTVRNGVIAVVNGSRPGPALALRADIDALPIDDLSGRPWASRIKGRCHACGHDGHQTWLLGALRHLAADRSFAGRVIGIFQPCEEPTGGAKAVVDSGAFQKYGIREIYGAHDEPMLPKGVFGFRAGPLQASSDNFWIKIHGRGTHGGRPHLGIDPIAAGVQLYGALLSIVSRRVDPIEPAVVSVCSLNAGRYEAQNVVPPLLTMSGTVRTYSEEVRSQIEREVQLMTEETARANGCSSEIRYERKTPAVINDRDRTLEAAGIAQKLFGGEHVVPDMKPFMSSEDFAEYQRVVPGVMIRIGIRDEDHTAGVHSPVFDFNDEVLPAAATLLSKIARVRLEELAAADA; from the coding sequence ATGGAGTTCGTTCTGAAGGACAAGGTCTTCCCGGAGATCGCCGCCTGGGCCGACGAGCTCGCAGCGATCCGGCACGAGATCCACGAGAACCCCGAGCTTGGGTTTGAAACGCCGAAGACCGCGGAGCGGATCGCGGGGCTGCTGCGCGGCTGGGGCGCGGACGAGATCGATCAAAAGACCGTGAGGAACGGCGTGATCGCCGTGGTGAACGGCAGCCGCCCGGGGCCCGCGCTCGCCCTTCGGGCCGACATCGACGCGCTGCCGATTGACGACCTCTCGGGCCGCCCCTGGGCGAGCCGGATCAAGGGGCGCTGCCACGCCTGCGGGCACGACGGGCACCAGACGTGGCTTCTCGGGGCGCTGCGGCACCTCGCCGCGGACCGCAGCTTTGCGGGCCGCGTGATCGGCATTTTCCAGCCCTGCGAGGAGCCGACCGGAGGGGCGAAGGCGGTGGTCGACTCGGGCGCCTTCCAGAAATACGGCATCCGGGAGATCTACGGCGCGCACGACGAGCCGATGCTGCCCAAGGGAGTCTTCGGCTTCCGGGCGGGGCCTCTTCAGGCCTCCTCGGACAACTTCTGGATCAAAATCCACGGCCGGGGCACCCACGGCGGGCGCCCGCACCTCGGGATCGACCCGATTGCGGCCGGCGTCCAGCTCTACGGGGCGCTCCTGAGCATCGTCTCGCGCCGGGTCGACCCGATCGAGCCCGCGGTGGTCTCGGTCTGCTCGTTGAACGCCGGCCGCTACGAGGCGCAGAACGTGGTGCCGCCGCTGCTCACCATGAGCGGCACGGTGCGCACGTACTCCGAAGAGGTCCGCTCGCAGATCGAGCGCGAGGTGCAGCTCATGACCGAGGAGACTGCCCGCGCGAACGGCTGCAGCTCCGAAATCCGCTACGAGCGGAAGACCCCCGCCGTGATCAACGACCGCGACCGGACGCTCGAGGCGGCCGGGATCGCGCAGAAGCTCTTCGGAGGGGAGCACGTCGTGCCCGACATGAAGCCCTTCATGAGCTCGGAGGACTTCGCCGAGTACCAGCGGGTGGTTCCCGGCGTCATGATCCGGATCGGCATCCGCGACGAGGACCACACCGCGGGCGTGCACAGCCCCGTCTTCGACTTCAACGACGAGGTGCTCCCCGCCGCGGCGACGCTGCTGTCGAAAATCGCAAGGGTCAGGCTCGAAGAGCTTGCCGCAGCCGATGCCTGA
- a CDS encoding ammonia-forming cytochrome c nitrite reductase subunit c552 — MRGKAFPAALALCAATALGAAPAAEALTRAAPLTPPAQKVENPQQCLACHTPVAKLHNRGAHRNVNCGSCHTVPAGHTSAPSAANRPKTRFDYGSCSQCHKEQHKDLFNPKYHYEWAQKKGMNDYSFVRDQDDGWPRAIQHKFPRFHAGLMSDFIANRANGRFKYKSLVAQGAPQEDHWKNIIDDFPQNGDLMKGDVIGIGWRPHKGREGQQDSRCLLCKTSETMLEYAYDGTAPNPKGYDFDSKVVPMLKGTHSGFNCNFCHDPHSAEPRVIFAPMIESMTGKNGRGNTYQRQAKKGSKAFPSMEVIDMGVRGFTRKIGILSDYNANYQCGQCHNAANRYLNYKHNDTGKPVTREELAKAGVSPYSTEFLGDPVKTYEWFKKKGWNQGTNGLTGVKYINGSDHPNVEILINSRHGQAGVTCTDCHFAKKKDGTFEHQPSLAKLKARNTCMRSECHGPGSRDNWTNPGQALYTIESIQQAYRIRTQKMEMAAKDAQRMLAAVKAKKATLPQAELKTLTEAYEQYLSTRDYWLTDLSSSFHNPRAFDRSVTKTIWDLRSANGKAKKVFKTL, encoded by the coding sequence ATGAGAGGGAAAGCATTTCCGGCAGCGCTCGCGCTCTGCGCCGCAACCGCCCTCGGGGCCGCCCCGGCGGCCGAGGCCCTGACACGGGCCGCGCCGCTCACGCCGCCCGCGCAGAAGGTCGAGAACCCGCAGCAGTGCCTCGCCTGCCACACCCCGGTGGCGAAGCTCCACAACCGCGGGGCGCACAGGAACGTGAACTGCGGCTCCTGCCACACGGTGCCCGCGGGGCACACTTCCGCCCCTTCGGCCGCCAACCGCCCGAAGACCCGCTTTGACTACGGCTCCTGCTCCCAGTGCCACAAGGAGCAGCACAAGGACCTGTTCAATCCCAAGTACCACTACGAATGGGCCCAGAAGAAGGGCATGAACGACTACAGCTTCGTGCGCGACCAGGACGACGGGTGGCCGCGCGCGATCCAGCACAAGTTCCCGCGCTTCCACGCCGGGCTCATGTCGGACTTCATCGCGAACCGCGCCAACGGCCGCTTCAAGTACAAGTCCCTTGTCGCGCAGGGCGCGCCTCAGGAAGACCACTGGAAGAACATCATCGACGACTTCCCGCAAAACGGCGACCTGATGAAGGGCGACGTAATCGGCATCGGCTGGCGGCCGCATAAGGGCCGCGAGGGCCAGCAGGACTCGCGCTGCCTGCTCTGCAAGACCTCCGAGACGATGCTGGAGTACGCCTACGACGGGACTGCGCCCAACCCGAAGGGCTATGACTTCGACAGCAAGGTGGTCCCGATGCTGAAAGGCACGCACTCGGGCTTCAACTGCAACTTCTGCCACGATCCGCACTCGGCCGAGCCGCGCGTGATCTTCGCGCCGATGATCGAATCGATGACCGGAAAGAACGGCCGCGGAAACACCTACCAGAGGCAGGCGAAGAAGGGTAGCAAGGCCTTCCCGTCGATGGAGGTGATCGACATGGGCGTGCGCGGCTTCACGCGCAAGATCGGCATCCTCTCCGACTACAACGCCAACTACCAGTGCGGCCAGTGCCACAACGCGGCCAACCGCTACCTCAACTACAAGCACAATGACACCGGCAAACCCGTCACCCGCGAGGAACTCGCCAAGGCCGGCGTGAGCCCCTACTCGACCGAGTTCCTGGGCGACCCGGTGAAGACCTACGAGTGGTTCAAGAAGAAGGGCTGGAACCAGGGCACGAACGGGCTCACCGGCGTGAAGTACATCAACGGCTCCGACCACCCGAACGTTGAAATCCTGATCAACAGCAGGCACGGCCAGGCCGGCGTCACCTGCACCGACTGCCACTTCGCGAAGAAGAAGGACGGCACGTTCGAGCACCAGCCGAGCCTTGCGAAGCTGAAGGCCCGGAACACCTGCATGAGGAGCGAATGCCACGGTCCGGGCTCCAGGGACAACTGGACGAACCCCGGCCAGGCGCTCTACACGATCGAGTCGATCCAGCAGGCCTACAGGATCCGCACCCAGAAGATGGAGATGGCCGCCAAGGACGCGCAGCGGATGCTCGCCGCCGTGAAGGCGAAGAAGGCGACGCTGCCGCAGGCGGAGTTGAAGACCCTCACCGAGGCCTACGAGCAGTACCTCTCGACCCGCGACTACTGGCTCACGGATCTCTCGAGCAGCTTCCACAATCCGAGGGCGTTCGACCGCTCGGTCACGAAGACGATCTGGGATCTGAGAAGCGCGAACGGCAAGGCAAAGAAGGTTTTCAAGACCCTGTAA
- a CDS encoding EamA family transporter, whose protein sequence is MPERRTALRTLEGVFLAAFSGICFGSMGVAAQVLFTRFGFRPQDLVSIRLIGAGALMLALEALFSRRGLLRPLFSDLRNLRDIAVLGAGFVLIQLTFFLSIDAANAGTASLMVGFVPLFVILWLAARERRLLRGREVLCLALAMAGVALLVSKGRLSSLDFSVSGVAWGIVSAGFGAFCTLQPGSVIRRTGVRFAVGWAMALGGAADLLFTSPFAGGARWTWESAGLYAFIVIFGTVLAFGCYLKSTSYVPASVTSLLSSFEPLTAVILTVTLLGVPFSAPEAAGAAMVIANMVILALPRKGPGGPG, encoded by the coding sequence ATGCCTGAGCGCAGGACAGCGCTGCGCACGCTCGAGGGCGTCTTTCTCGCCGCCTTCTCCGGGATCTGCTTCGGCTCGATGGGCGTGGCCGCGCAGGTACTTTTCACGCGCTTTGGCTTCAGGCCGCAGGACCTCGTGTCGATCCGGCTGATCGGGGCGGGCGCCCTCATGCTCGCCCTCGAGGCGCTCTTCTCGCGGCGCGGGCTTTTGAGGCCACTTTTCTCCGACCTTCGCAACCTCCGCGACATCGCGGTCCTCGGCGCGGGCTTCGTCCTCATCCAGCTCACTTTTTTCCTCTCCATTGACGCGGCCAACGCCGGCACGGCCTCGCTCATGGTGGGCTTCGTGCCGCTTTTCGTGATTCTCTGGCTCGCGGCGCGCGAGAGAAGGCTCCTGCGGGGCCGCGAAGTCCTGTGCCTCGCGCTCGCGATGGCCGGGGTGGCACTGCTCGTCTCCAAGGGCCGGCTCTCCAGCCTCGACTTCTCCGTCTCCGGAGTCGCCTGGGGCATCGTCTCGGCCGGGTTCGGGGCGTTCTGCACGCTGCAGCCCGGCTCGGTCATCCGCCGCACGGGCGTGCGCTTCGCGGTGGGCTGGGCGATGGCCCTGGGAGGTGCGGCCGACCTGCTCTTTACCTCGCCTTTCGCAGGCGGCGCCCGCTGGACCTGGGAGTCGGCCGGCCTCTACGCCTTCATCGTGATCTTCGGCACGGTGCTCGCCTTCGGCTGCTACCTGAAGAGCACCTCCTATGTGCCCGCCTCGGTGACGAGCCTGCTCTCCTCCTTCGAGCCCCTCACCGCGGTGATCCTCACCGTGACGCTGCTCGGGGTGCCCTTTTCCGCCCCGGAGGCGGCGGGAGCGGCCATGGTGATCGCGAACATGGTGATCCTCGCGCTGCCGCGGAAGGGACCGGGCGGCCCGGGCTGA
- a CDS encoding PLP-dependent aminotransferase family protein, with protein MQKRVSPRASLALEALSFRVQALRPFAIASPDYESLPGKKWTQIVARVSKSPWLHNGYCEPCGYPPFREAIANYVRRARGLNCAPEDVIVTSGIQQGLSMCAQVLFEPGEKILVEDPGYQPHRQALAYFGLRPEPVRIEEPGLDLEAVRSSGARGMLVTPCHQYPMGYLMGQKDRSGLIGWAASSGAWLIEDDYDGELRFDGAPHSALASADAARSSVVYLGSFTKMIYPGFNMGYLIAPKGLAAAFGGAKMLNDRHASEVHQVILAEFIAGGRYEAHVRRLKKLYKARRAAMIEAAQILLGRYGRIVSGPQGTHLAFQFSIPVDDRKLAQFLRSACGLELRTLSECCIARRDLSGLILGFAGFTEEQIREGMHLMAKGIERFLSGQGEGR; from the coding sequence GTGCAAAAGCGCGTTTCCCCGAGGGCCTCGCTCGCGCTCGAGGCGCTGTCCTTCCGCGTGCAGGCGCTGCGGCCCTTCGCGATCGCGAGCCCCGACTACGAAAGCCTTCCCGGCAAGAAGTGGACGCAGATCGTCGCCCGCGTCTCGAAAAGCCCGTGGCTGCACAACGGCTACTGCGAGCCCTGCGGCTACCCGCCTTTCCGCGAGGCGATCGCGAACTACGTGCGCCGCGCGCGGGGCCTTAACTGCGCCCCCGAGGACGTGATTGTGACAAGCGGCATCCAGCAGGGGCTGTCCATGTGCGCGCAGGTGCTCTTCGAGCCGGGCGAGAAAATTCTGGTCGAGGATCCCGGCTACCAGCCGCACCGCCAGGCGCTCGCCTATTTTGGGCTCAGGCCCGAGCCCGTGAGGATCGAAGAGCCGGGGCTTGACCTGGAGGCGGTCCGCTCCTCCGGCGCCCGCGGGATGCTCGTCACTCCCTGCCACCAGTATCCGATGGGCTACCTCATGGGTCAGAAGGACCGCTCCGGGCTCATCGGCTGGGCCGCCTCGAGCGGCGCCTGGCTGATCGAGGACGACTACGACGGGGAGCTGCGCTTCGACGGCGCCCCGCATTCGGCGCTTGCCTCCGCGGACGCGGCCCGCAGCTCGGTGGTCTACCTGGGCAGCTTCACGAAGATGATCTACCCGGGCTTCAACATGGGCTACCTCATCGCCCCGAAGGGGCTCGCGGCGGCCTTCGGGGGCGCGAAGATGCTCAACGACCGCCACGCGAGCGAGGTCCACCAGGTGATTCTCGCCGAGTTCATTGCGGGCGGCCGGTACGAGGCGCACGTGCGCCGGCTGAAAAAGCTCTACAAGGCCCGCCGCGCCGCGATGATCGAGGCGGCGCAGATCCTTCTCGGCCGCTACGGGCGCATCGTCTCGGGGCCCCAGGGCACGCACCTCGCCTTCCAGTTTTCAATCCCCGTGGACGACAGGAAGCTCGCGCAGTTTCTGAGAAGCGCCTGCGGGCTCGAGCTGCGGACGCTCTCGGAGTGCTGCATCGCAAGGCGGGACCTCTCGGGCCTGATCCTCGGGTTCGCGGGCTTCACCGAGGAGCAGATCCGCGAGGGGATGCACCTCATGGCCAAGGGGATCGAGCGGTTCCTCTCTGGCCAGGGGGAGGGCCGGTAA
- the ccsA gene encoding cytochrome c biogenesis protein CcsA, with protein MSAEEMAGLAGLLLILAGLLGLLGGRGLRRFSFIPALPAMALMAWGFVLRWRGYAQAMDVSWFESFPVSTFFESALFFAFLTLALGLFVLRRTDSRFFPAALFGGCGALLLFLSLSGIPSRPLLFLPSLKSGWLIAHVALSFAAYAAYAVAAVLSLGIIFSSRGERLVPVLRRLLADATLVFTVGGLIFGAVWAQYSWGRFWAWDPKETWAFLTWCAYVLLLHADWRGKLSGRGLAAWALADFVIVLFTYFGVSVLFAGLHSYISF; from the coding sequence ATGAGCGCAGAAGAAATGGCCGGGCTCGCAGGGCTCCTTCTCATCCTCGCCGGGCTGCTCGGGCTGCTGGGCGGCCGAGGGCTGCGGCGCTTCTCCTTCATCCCGGCGCTGCCCGCCATGGCCCTCATGGCCTGGGGCTTTGTCCTGCGCTGGCGGGGCTACGCGCAGGCGATGGACGTGAGCTGGTTCGAGTCCTTCCCGGTCTCCACCTTTTTCGAGTCGGCTCTTTTCTTTGCCTTCCTCACGCTCGCGCTCGGGCTCTTCGTCCTGCGCCGCACGGACTCGCGGTTCTTTCCCGCGGCGCTTTTCGGCGGGTGCGGCGCGCTGCTGCTCTTTTTGTCGCTCTCGGGCATCCCCTCGCGGCCCCTGCTTTTCCTGCCGTCGCTCAAGAGCGGCTGGCTCATCGCCCACGTGGCGCTCTCCTTTGCCGCCTACGCGGCCTATGCGGTCGCCGCCGTGCTCTCGCTCGGCATCATCTTCTCCAGCCGGGGCGAGCGGCTCGTGCCGGTGCTGCGGCGGCTGCTCGCCGATGCGACGCTTGTCTTCACCGTGGGCGGCCTCATCTTCGGGGCGGTCTGGGCGCAGTACTCCTGGGGCCGCTTCTGGGCCTGGGATCCGAAGGAGACCTGGGCCTTCCTCACCTGGTGCGCCTACGTGCTGCTGCTGCACGCCGACTGGCGCGGTAAGCTTTCGGGCAGGGGGCTCGCGGCCTGGGCGCTCGCCGACTTCGTCATCGTGCTCTTCACCTACTTCGGCGTGAGCGTGCTTTTCGCCGGTCTGCACAGCTACATCTCTTTTTAG
- a CDS encoding DASS family sodium-coupled anion symporter → MTKKQLIKLAVCFLPLLLLLTDPPSGMNPKAWGLFPFYVATILGIMLHPLTEAAILMIFLGLYAVCMKGQQVALSGFALNMTWLVVGAFVIAQAFRDTQLGKRIAYHLIGIFGRTSLGLGYAAAFSDFVIAPVTPSNAARTGGIIFPIFRSVAEALGSTPEHNPNAIGAYLSQLLYIVTMCTGITFLTGYAANTVAWSMTEQILGMQVSWLQWTTCFIVPAGIVLLLAPWLIYKIYKPTITKIDNKRIAREGLESIGPMNRNEKVLCVLFLAAIALWATSSYTGINSTAVVLGFISLCLLTGILKWKDIAVNGQIWSTLAWYGGILGMAGALNKFKFFNWMADWLQTLVDFSSFNHVALLILLVFAGTGCRYLFVSCGAYMASVIPVQYTIGLAAGLPKWDMFLVFLTCGVMGALVTHYANAAGPVLFGAGYVPLKKWWATGLFVTLLSYVIFALIGVPYWRMLGLFTSL, encoded by the coding sequence ATGACAAAAAAACAGCTCATCAAGCTCGCAGTGTGCTTCCTGCCGCTGCTGCTGCTTCTCACCGATCCGCCCTCAGGCATGAATCCCAAGGCCTGGGGACTCTTCCCCTTCTACGTGGCCACGATTCTGGGCATCATGCTGCATCCGCTCACCGAGGCTGCGATCCTCATGATCTTCCTCGGCCTCTACGCGGTCTGCATGAAGGGCCAGCAGGTGGCCCTTTCAGGCTTCGCCCTCAACATGACCTGGCTCGTCGTGGGCGCCTTTGTGATCGCGCAGGCCTTTCGCGACACGCAGCTCGGCAAGCGCATCGCCTACCACCTGATCGGGATTTTCGGGCGCACGTCCCTCGGGCTCGGCTACGCCGCGGCCTTCTCTGACTTCGTGATCGCGCCTGTGACGCCGTCCAACGCGGCGCGCACGGGCGGCATCATCTTCCCGATCTTCCGGTCGGTCGCCGAGGCCCTGGGCTCCACCCCCGAGCACAACCCCAACGCGATCGGAGCCTACCTCTCGCAGCTGCTCTACATCGTGACGATGTGCACCGGCATCACCTTCCTCACGGGCTACGCCGCCAACACCGTTGCCTGGTCGATGACCGAGCAGATTCTCGGCATGCAGGTGAGCTGGCTGCAGTGGACGACCTGCTTCATCGTGCCCGCGGGCATCGTGTTGCTGCTCGCGCCCTGGCTGATCTACAAGATCTACAAGCCCACGATCACGAAGATCGACAACAAGAGGATCGCCCGCGAGGGGCTGGAGTCGATCGGGCCGATGAACAGGAACGAGAAGGTGCTCTGCGTTCTCTTCCTCGCCGCGATCGCGCTCTGGGCGACCTCCTCCTACACCGGGATCAACAGCACGGCCGTCGTCCTCGGCTTCATCTCGCTTTGCCTTCTCACCGGGATCCTCAAGTGGAAGGACATCGCGGTGAACGGCCAGATCTGGTCGACGCTCGCCTGGTACGGCGGCATCCTCGGCATGGCCGGCGCCCTGAACAAGTTCAAGTTCTTCAACTGGATGGCCGACTGGCTGCAGACGCTCGTCGACTTCTCCTCCTTCAACCACGTGGCGCTTCTGATCCTGCTGGTCTTCGCCGGCACCGGCTGCCGCTACCTCTTTGTCTCCTGCGGCGCCTACATGGCCTCGGTGATCCCCGTGCAGTACACGATCGGACTGGCCGCGGGGCTGCCGAAGTGGGACATGTTCCTCGTGTTCCTCACCTGCGGCGTGATGGGGGCCCTCGTGACCCACTACGCGAACGCGGCCGGCCCCGTGCTCTTCGGCGCGGGCTATGTGCCTCTGAAGAAGTGGTGGGCGACCGGCCTTTTCGTGACGCTGCTCTCCTACGTGATCTTCGCGCTGATCGGCGTGCCCTACTGGAGGATGCTGGGCCTGTTCACGTCGCTTTAA